The sequence GCTCGTCGCCGCGGTCCGGGTGCCCCGCCTGCGGCTGCCGATCATCGGCGCCCTCGTGGTGGTCAACCTCGTCACCATGCAGGTGATCGACAAGCACATCGTGCAACCCACCGCCGCGAGCACCGCGCCGACGCCCCGGGTGGCCGACGTCGGCGTACGCCAGGGCGAGCGGGTGTGGGCCTCGACCGGCGTGCACTACGTCCTGCGGTTCAACCTCAGCCACCAGGTGACCTGGACCGACGTCCGGTGGTTCGGCGTCGGGCAGCCGCCGGCCGCGGCGCAGGTGGTGTTCGCCCGCTGGGCGCCTGGGCAGGCCGACGACTGGAACGGCACGGCGTACGGCTTCGTCCGGCTCGGCGGCAACCCGGAGCAGCACTGGGCGGCCTGGCGGCGGGTCTGACCTGACACGCCCCGGTGGACACCGCTATTCGTGAACGGCGGATGTCCACCGGGAGCACTGTCGGTTAATGATTCCCGTCCATTACGGAAAACTGTCCGACAATCAGCGCTGACGGCGGTCTTCCCGAGCCAGGGAAATCGGGATGACGGTGATTTCCCGACCGTCGGACAACTCCTGCCGTGGGGTGCCCTCGACGAATCGGAAACGCCGGTTCATCTGGCGTACCACGGTATTGTGGCCGAGCACCTCGCCGTCGAGTCGGTCCAGGTGCAGCCCGTCGAACGCGTACTCGACGGCCTCCCGCATGACCCCCAGCCAGGCGGGCAGCGTCTCGCACCGCGCGGCCAGCCCGTCGGCGTCCAGATAGAAGCCCCAGGCGCCGGTGCG comes from Micromonospora vinacea and encodes:
- a CDS encoding GNAT family N-acetyltransferase, whose protein sequence is MNGEESETHVLREATADDVHLMLSWRNQETNRQVSKTSHEITAEEHARWWSAVRDDPSRRVLVYVRDDLPCGVVTFFDLRLDGPRTGAWGFYLDADGLAARCETLPAWLGVMREAVEYAFDGLHLDRLDGEVLGHNTVVRQMNRRFRFVEGTPRQELSDGREITVIPISLAREDRRQR